The following coding sequences lie in one Steroidobacter denitrificans genomic window:
- a CDS encoding SUI1 family translation initiation factor, with translation MKPRPSRSRSRDDGGIVYSTGIGERCPNCLRARPECVCRKGTPGKGASGKAAADGVVRVSRETQGRKGKGVTVIAGLGLPEPELQLLATELKKHCGCGGSVENGRIEIQGDHRDRLVEDLTRRGWAVKRAGG, from the coding sequence ATGAAACCGCGCCCCAGCCGATCCCGCAGCCGCGACGATGGCGGCATCGTGTACAGCACCGGCATCGGCGAGCGCTGCCCGAACTGCCTGCGTGCCCGCCCCGAATGCGTCTGCCGCAAAGGCACACCCGGTAAAGGCGCGTCCGGCAAGGCGGCTGCCGACGGCGTCGTACGCGTCAGCCGCGAGACTCAGGGGCGCAAGGGCAAGGGTGTTACCGTCATCGCCGGACTGGGCCTGCCCGAGCCTGAATTGCAGCTGCTTGCCACCGAACTCAAGAAGCACTGCGGCTGCGGCGGCTCGGTGGAGAATGGACGTATCGAGATCCAAGGCGATCATCGCGATCGCCTCGTCGAGGATCTCACCCGGCGCGGCTGGGCGGTGAAACGCGCGGGAGGCTGA
- a CDS encoding CaiB/BaiF CoA transferase family protein — MTAKNLPLAGIKVVEVSMWAFVPAAGAVLADMGAEVVKIEPHTGDPMRGLTYQGIAPGTGGFTFLWDIFNRGKRSVAMDLNVEGATDVLHRLLEDADVFLVSLLPSARRKLKIDIEDICSRHPRLIYAVGSGQGAHGPEADKGGYDALSFWARGGVASAVTPDDSPHVLLQPTGAFGDSISGAILAGGVAAALAQRAMTGKISVVDTSLLGTSMWVMQTGIIGATLAGVNELPKLSRDIVPNPLVNSYRTSDGRFIALCMLQSQRYWPGFCKAAGRPELINDPRFDTDENRTANLKACVTMLDELFATRTLAEWETILASQEGQWNIVQQAGELARDPQAVANRFIQEVDYGDSRALKMVSTPLQFDRQALNARPAPDLGAHNDQVLAELGYDEEQILNLKIAGIVS; from the coding sequence ATGACTGCCAAGAATCTTCCCCTCGCCGGAATCAAGGTCGTCGAAGTCTCCATGTGGGCCTTCGTGCCGGCGGCAGGCGCCGTGCTTGCCGATATGGGTGCCGAGGTAGTAAAGATCGAGCCGCATACCGGTGATCCGATGCGCGGACTCACTTATCAGGGCATCGCTCCTGGTACCGGAGGTTTCACCTTCCTCTGGGATATTTTCAATCGCGGCAAACGCAGCGTCGCGATGGACCTGAACGTCGAGGGTGCCACGGATGTGTTGCACCGGCTCTTGGAAGATGCCGATGTTTTTCTGGTAAGTCTACTGCCGTCGGCGCGCCGGAAACTGAAGATCGACATCGAGGATATCTGCAGCCGCCATCCCAGGCTCATTTATGCTGTGGGCAGCGGGCAAGGCGCCCATGGTCCCGAGGCGGACAAGGGCGGCTATGACGCGCTCTCCTTCTGGGCGCGCGGCGGTGTAGCCTCTGCGGTAACGCCGGACGACTCGCCGCACGTTCTCCTGCAACCGACCGGCGCCTTCGGCGACAGCATCAGCGGCGCGATCCTGGCCGGCGGCGTTGCAGCGGCACTCGCGCAGCGGGCAATGACCGGCAAGATTTCAGTCGTCGATACCTCACTGCTCGGTACATCCATGTGGGTGATGCAGACCGGCATCATCGGCGCAACGCTCGCCGGCGTAAACGAGTTGCCCAAGCTAAGCCGCGACATCGTGCCGAATCCGCTGGTGAATAGCTACCGCACATCCGATGGACGTTTCATTGCCCTCTGCATGCTGCAAAGCCAGCGCTATTGGCCGGGCTTCTGCAAAGCCGCCGGCCGTCCTGAGCTGATCAACGATCCACGTTTCGATACCGACGAGAACCGCACCGCGAACCTGAAGGCCTGTGTGACCATGCTCGATGAGCTGTTTGCAACACGCACGCTGGCCGAATGGGAGACGATCCTTGCAAGCCAGGAAGGCCAGTGGAACATCGTGCAGCAGGCCGGTGAACTTGCACGGGATCCGCAGGCAGTGGCCAACCGCTTCATCCAGGAGGTCGATTACGGCGACAGCCGGGCACTCAAGATGGTCAGCACGCCCCTGCAGTTCGACCGCCAGGCACTCAATGCCCGTCCGGCCCCCGATCTCGGGGCGCATAACGACCAGGTGCTCGCCGAGCTCGGCTATGACGAGGAACAGATTCTCAACTTGAAGATAGCCGGCATCGTTTCCTGA
- a CDS encoding cytochrome P450 yields the protein MAESLRRSTSPLAEKLSREDSCPHKGTSALASNQADQAASHTAAGVPNGIETDWDPRSAEVLRDQRAAYDSMRERCPVAFSEFMHWSLFRHEDIERALLDHETFSNAVSQHLTVPNGMDPPEHTAYRAIIDRCFTPERVDAFAPVCRGIAADLVRNMLGRDEVELIADLALPFSVYVQCAHLNWPTTLHEPLIRWTRRNYEANLKRDRHITSEIAREFEALIDDMIEARSQGQSKPEDDLTAVLLNERVWGRPLSNEEIASILRNWTVGEIGSISAAVGIVAYYLAQHVDLQQQLRTQPSLLDAAIDEILRMFGPLVANRRITTRPVEIGGRKIGAGERISLMWIAGNRDGRVFDDPDSFRLDRDPAKNLLYGAGVHVCPGAPLARLELRMITEELLRQTTAIEPVPGKTPVNAIFPSSGYATLPLCIKR from the coding sequence ATGGCTGAAAGCCTACGACGGTCGACCAGTCCTTTGGCCGAAAAGCTATCCCGAGAGGATTCCTGTCCGCACAAGGGAACTTCGGCATTGGCATCCAACCAGGCCGATCAGGCTGCATCGCATACGGCGGCCGGCGTTCCCAATGGGATCGAGACCGACTGGGATCCAAGGTCTGCCGAAGTTCTGCGCGATCAACGCGCCGCCTATGACTCCATGCGCGAACGCTGTCCCGTCGCCTTCAGCGAGTTCATGCACTGGTCTTTGTTCCGTCACGAGGACATCGAACGTGCGCTCCTGGATCATGAAACCTTCAGCAATGCGGTATCCCAGCATCTCACCGTACCGAACGGCATGGATCCGCCTGAACACACGGCTTACCGCGCCATCATTGATCGCTGTTTCACACCGGAACGCGTCGATGCATTTGCACCCGTCTGCCGCGGGATCGCTGCCGACCTGGTGCGCAACATGCTGGGACGCGACGAGGTGGAGTTGATAGCGGATCTGGCCTTGCCGTTCTCGGTATACGTGCAGTGCGCTCATCTCAACTGGCCGACGACCCTGCATGAGCCGTTGATCCGCTGGACGCGAAGAAACTACGAAGCCAATCTCAAGCGGGATCGGCATATCACCTCGGAAATAGCCCGGGAATTCGAGGCGCTCATCGACGACATGATCGAAGCCCGGTCGCAAGGACAGTCGAAGCCTGAAGACGATCTTACCGCCGTCCTGCTCAATGAGCGCGTGTGGGGACGGCCGCTCAGCAACGAGGAAATCGCCAGCATCCTGCGAAACTGGACTGTCGGTGAGATCGGTTCCATCTCAGCGGCAGTGGGCATCGTGGCCTACTATCTGGCGCAGCATGTCGACTTGCAGCAGCAACTCAGGACACAACCTTCCCTGCTGGATGCCGCTATCGATGAAATCCTGCGCATGTTCGGCCCGTTGGTGGCCAATCGGCGGATCACGACCCGTCCGGTAGAAATCGGCGGCCGGAAGATCGGCGCCGGTGAACGGATATCGCTCATGTGGATCGCCGGCAACAGAGACGGGCGCGTCTTCGATGATCCCGACAGCTTCCGTCTGGATCGCGACCCGGCAAAGAATCTCCTGTATGGGGCGGGCGTTCATGTCTGTCCAGGTGCGCCGCTGGCCAGGCTGGAGTTGCGGATGATCACCGAGGAACTGCTCAGACAGACCACGGCGATCGAGCCAGTGCCCGGTAAAACCCCTGTCAATGCCATTTTCCCTTCGAGTGGATATGCCACGCTGCCGCTGTGTATCAAACGTTGA
- a CDS encoding amidohydrolase family protein: protein MSAIPVKLLSCDTHLEHWGTVLENYIPQKHHPLFEQAPYKIKIHGHTPCYGDDGVNVAAIGGYRDYWKIRKGTIDIKKDKIPGTYGGPDEYAEWMKIDGITAAVLLPGGPTGSVIGVARGTLDRAEYLDVLRGYNNFASDFSKAYPDMFLGGACIPTTGIDDAIAELQRVSKLPGIRTVAPAAFPNGSASPQPEDDRFYQEAMNLGMPITMHGGWSSPIGGCKNDQDVAAWIIGHIEVVTGGPYSATQMILSGVFDRLPNLRIIVLEAGAGWLPFSMDVMDHFYDRQRHWAGIDLKNPPSWYCTSGNFLWNVIADRHAIKMRNFIGVDNLSWASDFPHGNSEFPEDRARAMKLVADCTAEERNKILWSNAAQFYGLET from the coding sequence ATGAGTGCCATCCCCGTAAAACTATTATCGTGCGACACCCACCTTGAGCACTGGGGTACGGTGCTCGAGAATTACATTCCGCAAAAACATCATCCTCTGTTCGAACAGGCGCCCTACAAGATCAAGATTCACGGCCACACTCCCTGTTATGGGGACGATGGCGTGAACGTCGCGGCCATCGGCGGCTATCGCGACTACTGGAAGATCAGAAAGGGAACCATCGACATCAAGAAGGACAAGATTCCAGGAACCTATGGCGGACCGGATGAATATGCCGAATGGATGAAGATCGACGGCATCACGGCGGCCGTACTGCTTCCCGGCGGGCCGACGGGCTCTGTCATCGGCGTGGCCCGCGGCACGCTCGATCGGGCTGAATATCTGGACGTGCTGCGGGGTTACAACAACTTCGCCAGCGATTTCTCCAAAGCCTATCCCGATATGTTCCTTGGCGGCGCCTGTATTCCGACGACCGGAATCGATGATGCCATCGCCGAGTTGCAGCGGGTAAGCAAGTTGCCGGGTATTCGTACGGTCGCACCGGCTGCCTTCCCCAATGGTTCGGCCAGTCCGCAACCCGAAGACGATCGTTTCTACCAGGAGGCGATGAATCTTGGCATGCCCATCACCATGCACGGCGGCTGGTCCAGCCCGATCGGCGGCTGCAAGAACGACCAGGACGTGGCTGCCTGGATCATCGGTCATATCGAGGTCGTCACCGGCGGACCCTACAGCGCGACGCAGATGATCCTGTCAGGCGTGTTCGACCGTCTGCCGAACCTGCGCATCATCGTGCTTGAGGCCGGTGCCGGTTGGCTGCCCTTCTCCATGGATGTCATGGATCACTTCTACGATCGCCAGCGCCATTGGGCGGGTATCGACCTGAAGAATCCTCCCTCCTGGTACTGCACCAGCGGCAATTTCCTATGGAACGTCATTGCCGACAGGCACGCCATCAAGATGCGGAACTTCATCGGTGTCGACAACCTTTCCTGGGCATCGGACTTCCCGCATGGCAATTCCGAGTTTCCGGAAGATCGCGCCCGGGCCATGAAACTTGTCGCGGACTGCACTGCCGAGGAGCGTAACAAGATCCTCTGGAGCAATGCCGCCCAATTCTACGGGCTGGAGACCTGA
- a CDS encoding putative zinc-binding protein, which yields MNTVHSADTGTATVDRSKLPLVYSCSGCSSAAQTSNSVAIALDRRNLAEMSCIAGVGGDVKKLVKVAKSGRPIIAIDGCPLACVKNSLARHGVEPAVWHELSQYEVEKVYQADPNPELVKKVIGIVTDSLSSIPQK from the coding sequence ATGAACACCGTGCATAGTGCAGATACGGGTACGGCAACTGTCGATCGATCGAAGCTGCCGCTGGTTTATTCCTGTTCCGGTTGCTCGAGCGCAGCCCAGACCAGCAATAGCGTGGCAATCGCGCTCGATCGCCGCAACCTGGCGGAGATGTCCTGCATCGCCGGCGTGGGTGGTGATGTCAAGAAGCTGGTCAAGGTTGCCAAGTCCGGCCGGCCGATCATTGCGATCGACGGTTGTCCCTTGGCCTGCGTGAAGAACTCTCTGGCACGTCACGGGGTGGAACCGGCAGTCTGGCACGAACTCTCCCAGTATGAGGTGGAAAAGGTCTATCAGGCCGATCCGAATCCTGAACTGGTGAAGAAAGTGATAGGCATCGTGACCGACTCGCTGAGTTCGATACCGCAGAAGTAA
- a CDS encoding 2-oxoacid:acceptor oxidoreductase subunit alpha, with product MMTTNIQDRNSARLEGTGSSISVALAGSGGTGAISAATMLVDAAGKAQWYALMTRSVGAQIRGGETAALIRFSTDPVAGHGDDFQVLLAFDWQNLERFASEIPLSANSLVIGDLDHGAAPEVIAATGARYVGLPLKQLARTIPGGRPNMVGMGVVAGLIGLPLEPLYSVLENFFADKGDKILAVSKQTVAVGYEAAAALGDEYRLPPAHTPSSGKRWSISGNQATGLGALRGGIRFVAAYPITPATEVLEWMAGALPGVGGALVQVEDELAAINQIVGASYGGTPALTATAGPGLSLMIESLGLAVAAEVPLVVVDVMRGGPSTGIPAKSEQADLNIAIYGLHGDAPHLVLAPNSVTDCIFTTQWATHLSETLQAPAIVLSDQYLGQTKAVLDRPPDIVFPTRRELASEPADGRKYLRYADTPSGVSPMATPGMPGCQYTADGLEHDQSGAPSSRAEDHLAQMNKRARKLADHDYGDYWADLDGEGDLAIVTWGSSTGAVREAASRWRKEGGKVRVLSVRLLAPVQPEKFQQALAGVSRILVVEQSHGAQFYRYLRAYYDLPQQTRILHQPGPLPFRPHQICEQLSSWRAT from the coding sequence ATGATGACTACGAATATTCAGGATAGAAATTCAGCGCGTTTGGAAGGAACCGGTTCCTCGATTTCCGTCGCACTGGCCGGCAGCGGTGGAACAGGCGCCATCTCGGCAGCCACCATGCTGGTGGATGCCGCCGGAAAGGCGCAGTGGTACGCGTTGATGACCCGATCGGTCGGTGCGCAGATCCGGGGCGGTGAGACCGCTGCGCTGATCCGCTTCAGCACCGATCCCGTGGCGGGTCACGGCGATGATTTTCAGGTTCTGCTGGCCTTTGACTGGCAGAATCTCGAACGCTTCGCCAGTGAAATCCCCTTATCGGCGAACAGCCTGGTCATTGGCGATCTGGACCATGGAGCGGCGCCGGAGGTGATCGCCGCAACCGGCGCCCGCTATGTCGGGCTGCCGCTCAAACAGCTTGCCAGGACGATTCCCGGCGGGCGTCCGAATATGGTGGGCATGGGAGTCGTTGCCGGGCTGATCGGGCTGCCGCTTGAGCCCTTGTATTCCGTACTCGAGAATTTTTTCGCCGATAAAGGCGATAAGATCCTGGCCGTCAGCAAACAGACGGTAGCGGTCGGTTATGAAGCGGCGGCAGCGCTCGGCGATGAATATCGGCTGCCGCCGGCTCATACACCGTCATCGGGAAAACGCTGGAGTATCAGCGGCAATCAGGCTACGGGCCTGGGCGCCCTCAGGGGAGGCATCCGCTTCGTTGCCGCATATCCCATCACGCCGGCCACCGAAGTTCTGGAGTGGATGGCGGGGGCATTGCCCGGGGTCGGAGGCGCGCTGGTCCAGGTCGAAGATGAACTGGCGGCAATCAACCAGATCGTCGGCGCCTCATACGGCGGTACGCCGGCACTCACCGCCACCGCCGGTCCAGGCCTGTCATTGATGATCGAGTCGCTGGGTCTGGCCGTCGCTGCGGAAGTCCCGCTGGTCGTGGTGGATGTCATGCGCGGCGGTCCATCGACCGGCATCCCTGCGAAATCGGAGCAGGCGGATCTCAATATCGCGATTTACGGCCTGCATGGAGATGCCCCGCACCTGGTGCTGGCACCGAATTCCGTAACGGACTGCATCTTCACTACACAATGGGCCACGCATCTATCGGAGACTCTGCAGGCACCGGCGATCGTGCTTTCCGATCAATATCTCGGACAGACGAAAGCGGTGTTGGACAGGCCTCCCGATATCGTTTTTCCGACCCGGCGTGAATTGGCTAGCGAACCTGCCGACGGCCGGAAGTATCTGCGCTACGCGGATACGCCTTCCGGTGTTTCGCCCATGGCGACCCCGGGTATGCCGGGTTGTCAATATACGGCGGACGGTCTCGAGCATGATCAAAGCGGTGCGCCCTCCTCGCGTGCCGAGGACCATCTTGCTCAGATGAACAAACGTGCCCGCAAGCTTGCCGACCACGACTACGGAGACTACTGGGCGGATCTCGACGGCGAAGGGGATCTGGCCATCGTTACCTGGGGCTCATCCACCGGCGCGGTACGAGAAGCGGCGAGTAGATGGCGAAAGGAAGGCGGCAAGGTCAGAGTGCTCAGCGTTCGCCTGCTGGCGCCGGTACAGCCGGAAAAATTTCAGCAGGCCCTTGCCGGCGTATCTCGCATACTCGTGGTCGAGCAGAGCCACGGTGCACAGTTCTACCGCTACTTGCGGGCTTATTACGACCTGCCGCAGCAGACCAGGATCCTGCATCAACCCGGTCCGTTACCGTTTCGGCCGCACCAGATCTGCGAACAACTTTCCAGCTGGAGAGCGACGTGA
- a CDS encoding 2-oxoacid:ferredoxin oxidoreductase subunit beta — protein MKDPDSYRSGVKPVWCPGCGDYSVLSALTNAMSALQLPPEQVALISGIGCSSRIPTYVNVYGFHGVHGRALPLATGLKLARPDLTVLAAGGDGDGFSIGGNHFLHACRRNVDMTYIIMDNEVYGMTKGQASPTTAPDWTGSDLTPAGTGLTAFQPLLLALVTGANFIARCFSGDPANLAEILVEAIRHPGFSVVQILSPCPTFRPEQRQWKNQVREIPDSATADFRSAARFLMEDDGLSVGRILYRTDRKPFALSKNRRGDISELDMEFVL, from the coding sequence ATGAAGGATCCGGACAGCTATCGTTCCGGGGTCAAGCCGGTCTGGTGTCCCGGATGTGGCGACTATTCTGTGCTGAGCGCTCTGACCAACGCCATGAGTGCGCTGCAGCTGCCGCCTGAACAGGTCGCCTTGATTTCGGGCATCGGCTGCTCATCGCGAATACCGACATATGTCAACGTCTATGGTTTTCATGGCGTGCATGGGCGTGCCCTGCCGCTGGCCACCGGACTCAAGCTGGCGCGGCCCGATCTGACCGTACTGGCAGCCGGAGGCGATGGTGACGGTTTTTCGATCGGCGGCAATCATTTTCTGCACGCCTGCCGCCGCAATGTGGACATGACCTATATCATCATGGACAACGAGGTCTACGGCATGACGAAAGGCCAGGCCTCGCCGACCACCGCGCCGGACTGGACCGGAAGCGATCTAACCCCGGCGGGAACCGGCTTGACCGCTTTTCAACCCTTGTTGCTGGCATTGGTGACCGGCGCCAACTTCATCGCCCGCTGCTTCAGCGGCGACCCGGCCAATTTGGCGGAAATTCTGGTCGAGGCGATTCGACACCCGGGCTTCTCGGTCGTACAGATCCTGAGTCCCTGTCCGACTTTTCGCCCGGAGCAGCGCCAGTGGAAAAATCAGGTGCGTGAGATCCCCGACAGCGCAACAGCCGATTTTCGCAGCGCCGCCCGTTTTTTGATGGAAGATGACGGCCTGAGCGTGGGGCGGATCCTTTATCGCACAGATCGTAAGCCATTCGCGCTCTCGAAGAACCGGCGCGGTGATATCAGCGAGTTAGACATGGAATTCGTACTATGA
- a CDS encoding ferritin-like domain-containing protein produces the protein MAYAEIMERAAANRYAELADIMTVHNNPEVSELFRKMAAIEWLHVNNVNELSRELTTPVDAVQAGGGDRLRGAEIPDSEDMHYLHTPHHALKLAQKYEQNALDFYRQLAESAKSDELRAAALRLAAEEESHLRELDSWLLQYPEPEPGWDKDFDPPNAID, from the coding sequence TTGGCCTATGCCGAGATCATGGAACGTGCTGCCGCCAATCGTTATGCGGAGTTGGCCGATATCATGACGGTCCACAACAACCCGGAGGTCTCGGAATTATTCCGCAAGATGGCTGCCATCGAATGGCTGCATGTGAATAATGTCAATGAACTGTCACGTGAACTGACGACCCCGGTTGATGCGGTGCAGGCCGGCGGCGGTGATCGCCTGCGCGGCGCCGAGATTCCGGATTCGGAAGACATGCATTATCTGCACACGCCGCACCATGCATTAAAACTGGCGCAGAAATATGAGCAAAACGCTCTGGATTTTTATCGCCAATTGGCCGAGTCGGCGAAGAGCGACGAGTTGCGTGCCGCGGCGCTGCGGCTGGCGGCCGAGGAGGAATCTCATCTGCGTGAATTGGATAGCTGGCTGCTTCAGTATCCCGAACCGGAACCCGGTTGGGATAAGGACTTTGATCCGCCGAATGCAATTGATTGA
- a CDS encoding 4Fe-4S binding protein produces the protein MSLRITELCSACDACLSECPTEAITAGRPYVIDQDKCVECVGFFDEPQCMDVCPVNGAIVPATMQSGAG, from the coding sequence ATGAGTCTGAGAATCACGGAACTGTGCAGCGCCTGTGATGCGTGTCTGTCTGAATGCCCTACGGAAGCCATTACCGCCGGAAGACCCTACGTAATCGATCAGGACAAGTGCGTCGAATGCGTCGGCTTCTTCGATGAACCTCAATGCATGGATGTCTGTCCGGTCAACGGAGCAATCGTGCCGGCAACGATGCAGTCCGGTGCCGGTTGA
- a CDS encoding flavin reductase produces MSTDPGDLRRAFGTFATGVTIVTARSVTGQDVGLTVNSFSSVSLDPPMVLWSLAKTSGNRATFMETDSFAVHILAQEQADLAAIFAQRGVDKFAGLELDRGIEQVPLLDNCSARFQCKTVFRFDGGDHDILGGEIVAYEHFERPPLVFLSGRYAIAMEHPEEGPAAEDQEPFATSTLMSLQYLVAKAHYQCQLALRPELARADLTEVEFYLLAVVAMTSPCTVDYLLRRVETSGAEVSKVNIDRLVNRGFLVRQSAAREDLRITIEGGKILMRLAAVRKTIESDALKDFSLTEIGVFKQMLRRVVQRTMPAEHSLA; encoded by the coding sequence ATGAGCACCGACCCGGGAGATCTGCGCCGGGCGTTCGGTACCTTTGCCACCGGAGTGACGATCGTTACCGCCCGCAGCGTGACCGGACAGGACGTAGGCTTGACGGTCAACAGCTTCAGTTCCGTTTCGCTGGATCCCCCGATGGTGCTCTGGAGTCTCGCCAAAACCTCGGGAAACCGTGCCACTTTCATGGAAACGGACTCTTTTGCCGTACATATCCTGGCCCAGGAACAGGCTGATCTCGCCGCGATATTCGCCCAGCGCGGTGTTGATAAATTCGCCGGGCTCGAGCTTGATCGCGGTATCGAACAGGTCCCTTTGCTCGATAACTGCAGTGCCCGCTTCCAGTGTAAGACGGTTTTCCGCTTCGATGGCGGCGATCATGACATTCTAGGCGGCGAGATCGTCGCCTATGAGCATTTCGAGCGCCCTCCCCTGGTCTTCCTCTCCGGCCGGTATGCGATTGCCATGGAGCATCCCGAGGAGGGCCCGGCAGCCGAGGATCAAGAGCCGTTCGCCACCAGTACACTGATGTCGTTGCAGTATCTGGTGGCCAAGGCGCACTATCAATGTCAGCTTGCTCTACGGCCCGAGCTGGCCCGGGCGGATCTCACCGAGGTCGAGTTCTATCTGCTGGCGGTTGTAGCAATGACCAGTCCCTGTACAGTGGATTATCTCCTGCGGCGGGTAGAAACCTCGGGGGCCGAGGTCAGCAAGGTGAATATCGACCGTCTCGTGAATCGAGGCTTTCTGGTCAGGCAGAGCGCGGCGCGGGAAGATTTACGTATCACTATCGAAGGCGGCAAAATTCTGATGCGGCTCGCCGCCGTCAGAAAGACCATCGAAAGCGATGCCCTCAAGGACTTCAGTTTGACCGAGATCGGCGTCTTCAAACAAATGCTGCGCAGGGTGGTCCAGCGAACCATGCCGGCAGAGCACAGCCTGGCATGA